Proteins from a single region of Pseudarthrobacter sp. NIBRBAC000502772:
- a CDS encoding Bax inhibitor-1/YccA family protein: MALGGNPIFNGKNFRGATQAPRVPQAPYGQAQYGQRAPGQVMDPQNGWGQQQNMTDEQLRQMYNQPAAGPADTGRMTYDDVIVKTAACLGVLLAGAAVTLFVSMGLASILMIVGALGGFVLALVNTFKKQPSPALILAYAGLEGLFLGGLTRVLDLMYPGVGLQAVIGTLSVFTVTLLLFKSGKVRASPKAMKFFMIALVGYGLFSVVNLVMMMTGMTTEPFGLRSGIIGVVIGILAIGLAAFSLVMDFTSIEAGVQSGAPQRFSWTAAFGLTVTLVWLYVEIIRVLAILRGED, translated from the coding sequence ATGGCACTTGGCGGAAACCCGATCTTCAACGGAAAGAATTTCCGTGGAGCAACGCAGGCACCGCGTGTCCCGCAGGCACCCTACGGACAGGCACAGTACGGCCAGCGGGCTCCCGGCCAGGTCATGGATCCCCAGAATGGTTGGGGCCAGCAACAGAACATGACCGATGAGCAGCTGCGCCAGATGTACAACCAGCCGGCCGCGGGTCCCGCGGACACCGGCCGGATGACGTACGACGACGTCATCGTCAAGACTGCTGCCTGCCTCGGAGTCCTGCTGGCCGGTGCCGCGGTGACCCTGTTTGTCAGTATGGGGCTGGCCAGCATCCTGATGATCGTCGGTGCGCTGGGCGGCTTCGTCCTGGCACTGGTCAACACGTTCAAGAAGCAGCCTTCGCCGGCCCTGATCCTGGCCTATGCCGGGCTCGAAGGCCTGTTCCTCGGCGGCCTCACCCGCGTGCTTGACCTGATGTACCCGGGAGTCGGCCTGCAGGCCGTCATCGGCACGCTGTCCGTGTTCACCGTGACGCTGCTCCTGTTCAAGAGCGGCAAGGTGCGCGCCTCTCCCAAGGCCATGAAGTTCTTTATGATCGCCCTGGTGGGTTACGGCCTGTTCTCCGTGGTCAACCTGGTCATGATGATGACGGGTATGACGACGGAACCCTTCGGCCTGCGCAGCGGCATCATTGGTGTTGTCATCGGCATCCTGGCCATCGGCCTGGCCGCGTTCTCCCTGGTCATGGACTTCACCAGCATCGAAGCCGGCGTGCAGAGCGGTGCACCGCAGCGCTTCTCCTGGACCGCTGCCTTCGGCCTGACGGTCACCCTGGTCTGGCTGTACGTGGAGATCATCCGCGTCCTGGCCATCCTCCGCGGCGAGGACTGA